The DNA window TTGCTCTCGCGGTCCCAGTGGAAGTGGACGCGCACCCGCCCAAATTCATCGCAATGAATCTCTTCCTTTGCGGGCCCGACCACCGTCGCGCTCTCCACCCCGTTCGTCTTCGGCTTCGGCATGGTCAGCGGCGGCCGGTAGGACGCGTCGGCGCTCACCACCTCGCAGCTCTGGTGCCACTCACCATTCTGGGACCCACTCAGGTTGCACTCCACGACGAGGAGCTGCTCGTCCGCGCCCAGCTCGGACTTCGGATGGTCGAGCATGCTCATCACCATTCCCGGCGCCAGATCGTGCGCATCCGTCGTGAAGGTGCACCGGACCGCCGTGGACCGCTTCGCCTCCAGCCGCTTCCGCGCCACGCGCTCCCCCTCGTTCTCGTCGGTGCGCGTCTTCCCTCGGTCGTCGGCCACCGGGCTCTCGTCCCCCTTTTCCGAACGGAACAGGAAAGCCCCTGGCGTGTAATGGAATCGCTCCAGCTTCGACTCGACCTCCACGCTCGACGCTTCCGCCGACTTCGCCAGCCGATAGGTCGGTGAGCGCCGGTAATCGTGGTCCTGGACGGTGTAGCGCCCCGGTCGCACCCGCTGACCGATGCGGACTGCCGTCACGTGCTCATTCCCGGCGGCCGACGTGGCGTCATCGTGGAAGCGAATCTTCGGGAGCCGCAGCGCATTCGATTGTGGCGCATCGGAGAGCACCACCCTCGTCTCCCCCCCTTCCTCCGCGAAGTAGAACGTGACCCCCACGTCCTCGAGCATGCGGCACAGGAAGGCGAAGTCGCTCTCCCCGTACTGGACGCGGTACTTCCGTGGTTTGTACGTGTCGCTCAGCTTCTCGCTGAAGGGGATGCTCCACTCGTCGAGCAGCTTCCGCGCGATGTCCAGCTCCGACATCTGCTGGAACATGCGGTAGTTGCGCCGCTGGGTGAGCAACCACAGCGAGGGAACGATGCTCACCTCGTACGTCGACGCCCCATCCTCCTCGACGCGGACCTGCTGGATGTGATTGCAGATCCCCGTCCACGTGCGCCGATGACCCCCATGGGCCAGGCGAAAGATCGCCTCCCGACCGACCACCGCATCGAATGCGATGTCCGGATTCAGGCAATGCGCGACGACGCTGATGCTGAAGAGCGTGGACAGGCGCTCGTTGACCGAGAACTGGTTCACCTCCAGCGTGTCGTCCGAATCCACGGTGATGGCGACCCCGCCGGCCGGCGTTCCGTCCGGTCGTCGAGGTGAACCGATGGCATCGTCGCCACGGGGCACGGAGGCACGCGGCGGCCTGGGAGCAGCACTCATGCTGGAGACCTCTCGGGTAAGAAGGGATCCCTGTCCGCGGGCATGCGCTGCGTGGCATGCCAGGTCAGGTCAGGGCGGGGAGCAGGAAGGTCGAGACAGGGGAGAAGAGACGAGGCCGGCGTGGCCTCCGAGCCATCAAGACGGCGTAAACGCTTCGCTGGAAACCTCGAGATCACCCAGCGGGAAGGGGCGGAGGGCGCGACGAGCGCACCTCGGCCGCCCCACCAGGGGATGCTGGAGGCGACGACGACGGCCGAGGCACCTGGAGCCGGCGCCACGCCTTGCGTCGCCAGCAGCGCCCCTGGACGCCCGCGCTCCTGAGCTGGCGCGTCGTGCGGACCGTCCGTGGTGGGCCAGTGGAGCATCTGTGTTCGTTGGACCACAACGACCACGAGGTCGTCAAGCCGTCGTCACCGGTCGTCTCGGTGCACGCCGCCATGCGGCCAAGCCCTCCGCGGCAAGCCCTCCGCGGCCAAGACCTCGGCCAAGCCCTCCGCGGCCAAGACCTCGGCCAAGCCCTCCGCGGCCAAGCCCTCGGCCGAGCCCTCCGCGGAGACGTGTTGCGGCCAAGCCTCGGCGACAAAGCCTTCAGCGACACAGCCCTGAGCCGTAGCGAAACGCGGTCGACGCAGCGGAGCCGCGACCGTGGCGTGCAAAGACCGGGCTTCTCTAAGCGGACGACGCGCCGGGGCTACCTTTGGCGGGCGGCTTGGCATCGAGCAACGCCAGCACCCTGTCCCTCGCCGCGGCGGGAAACACCACGCGCAGCATGTGTGCTTCGCCCGGCTTCCAGCTTCGCACGGCCTCCGCCAGCACCTCGACGTACGTGTGGAGCTCCGCCGGTGCGATCGCCGGGAGGTCCCGGTGCACCAGGACGACCTCGTGGGCGGCCAGCCAGTGGAGGTCACGAAGGCAATCCGACAAGGCATCCCAGTTGAAGCCGAAATACCCTGGAAGCCGGAGCGCCTCGTACAGCGACGCGAGCAACGCCTCCACGCTCGAGAGCCCGGTGGGCACCTCGGCCACGAAGTCTCCCGCCTTGCTCGCTCCCGTGCCGAACTCGAAGACCTGCTGCTGACGACTCATCGACGCTGCCCTCAGTTGAGCGGAATGAAGGTCTGATAATGATCGGGCGTGTAATACACCTCCCCGCAGCGCCCGACGATGAGCCGCTGAGGGCCTGCGCCCGAGATGCCGGGCGTCGGGTGCACATACTCCGTGTAATAGCCGTAGGGCTCTTCGGGTAACGGAGGCTCCGTGCTGCCGGGCAAGGGGCGGTTGCTGAAGGTGCTCCCGTCGTTGCGATGCGGGTAGCTGCCGCCCGCCGCGATCCTGTCCAGCGTGGGCCCGAGATCGATGGGCCCCTCCAGCACGATGTCATCCCTCCGATCCTCCACCCGGACGCCATCGACGATGCGCCTCGGCGGGCCTCGGGGCGTGTCGAGGCAGGACGGGCCATCCACCCCGTCGGAGATCACGGATGCCTGGTCGGACGCCTGGTCATCCAGCCCTTCTGACGGCGCTGGCGGAGCGATGACCGCGGAGCCCGAGCTTCCACCGGATTCCACGCGCGTCTCCGCTTCGTGGGCGAGGAGCGTCTCGACGGCTGGCGTGCTCGCCAGGAGCGCCGGCCCTTCGTCCTCCGGGGGCGTCTCGGCGCTGGGCTCGTTCCGGGAAGGCGACGCGGTCATCTCTCCTGGTATGGATCGAAGCCATGCGGCGCGCCTGTCTGCGGGCGGGTGCCCTGCGGATCAGGATTACGCTGGGTCCACGAGCAGCCCGGGCGGTGACGCGCGGCGGCTGCCCAGCACGAAGCTGACCCCTCATGCAGGACGGAGGTCAGCGACCCGTCCGGGTGACCCCTCTCGATCGGGCGCGCGCACCAGCGGCTCATCCTCGCATCGAGCGTCACCACCAACCGCAAGGTGGGGCAGCGATGCTGCGCCTCCCGACGGTTGATGAGGCCGCTCCGGAGGGCTCTCTCATGGCCTGCTGCAGTGTTCTCGAACCAGCAGATTTCCCACAACCTGGGGTTTCGGCCGAGTGCGCGCCATTCCTTCTCGATACGCGTCAGCGCCTCCGGACCTGTGACCCCCCAGGGGACGAAATCGTCCATGGTGCGACCAAACTCGCCAACCACCATCAAGTCATTCGAAACAACGTAGCTGATGACAGCGATCGTGTTCTGAAGCCGTTCTTCGTCGAAGACGCCCGGGCGTGTGTCGGGGAGGCCCAGGCCCTCATTCACTCGAGACGATATCCAACCAAGGTAAAGCCAGTCGTCGTAGCCATCGACCACCACCTCATCGACAATTGCTTCCAGCTGTTTCGTCATCGATGCACCTCGAAACCCTCTCTGTCGAGCGGGTGGACATCGCCTCGGAGGGAGGATGAGTCGGAGGGGCAGAAGCTCACGGTGGGGGGACGATTCCCTCGTCGATCCTGCGCCAGAAGGTTTCAACCTGAGCCATTTCCTGATCGATCATGCGATCGTGAGCGTCGATGTCCTTGGCGACATGTGGCGGACCGAGGATGAGTTGCACCTTCCCCGTGGACAGTGTCGTGCAGATCCAATCCTCCGGTATGCTCGCATCGACGATCTCGAATCGAGACCTGGGTATGAAGACGTGATCATGCAGTCCTTCGCTCCAGAAACGCGCGGATTGCCTCGACGGTGGTGAACCACTCCGAGATGGGCCTGCCGCCTTCCGAGATGATGTGTCTTTCCTGCATCGAGTCTTCAGGCCTATCCAGCGAGAATGGTCGGTCGAGTTCTTCGAGGGGGCAGAACTGATCCTGCACGGCGATCAAGTCACCGGCACGATAAAAACCCCACCACCGGAAAAAATTCGCACCCGTCGGCTCGCAGATCGAAGCCATCATGAGGGCGCGGTCGTGGGTCATGATCCGCCGCGCCGCCCCGATCCATTGTTCTTCATACCGGTCTCTGGACCAGAAGAGGCTATCCAGAGCAAACTTCTCACGAAATGAGCCAATGCAAATTTCGCCGAAGTAACTGCCTTCCATGCCGGCAACGTAAAAATCGTCCAGGAAGTAGATGTCGAAAAAATCCATGGCGAGCCCTCTGACCCAATCGAGATTGAACCCGTATTTCCGGTCAGCTTCTGTTTCTGTCAAGCATTTCCCAGGAGACCGCCGTCGTGTGAATCGAACTCCTTGGTGATGTCGTTCTCCCCTTGGCTGAGTACCGGCTGACCGTCGAGCGCTGGCTCATGCGCGCACGAGTCGATTGTGAACGCTCGTCACGAAAAGGTCGTACGACGATGAACGAAATGGATGATATGGGCGCCAGAATGGACGCCGGTGCTGGCCTGGACCCTCGAACCGTACCCGGGGGTGCTGGCCCGTCATGGCAGTCGCCGCCGGTAGCGCTCTCCCCACGCCTTCAAGTCGAGCAAGATGGGCACCAGGCTCCGCCCGAACGGGGTCAGCTCGTACTCCACACGCGGAGGCACCTCGGCGTAGACCGTGCGTTTGACCAGCCCGTCTTGCTCGAGCTCGCGCAGTTGCAGCGTCAACATGCGCTGCGTGCAGCTGGGCAGCAGGCGGCGAAGCTCTCCGAACCGAAGCGTCCCCGTCGACAGCCAGTAGAGAACGACCCCCTTCCAGCGCCCCCCGATCACCGCGAGCGCCGACTCCACCGAGCACCCACTCTTGCCTTCCGCTCGTCGTGCCATCCGCAATGGTTCCTTATTTGATACTACATACCGAATTTGTGCGTACTTGCACCCGTTCGCTGCGAGGACGAGAAGCACCTGGGGAACGACCAGGAGGACGTCCATGCCGTCGAACAGCAAGCCACTCATCACGATCGTTGGCGCAACGAGCAAGCAGGGGCGGAGCGCAGCCCGTTCTTTGCTCCAGAGCGGTCGCTACCGCGTGCGCGCCCTGACGCGCAACACCGACACCCCCGAGGCCAGCCGCCTCGCCGAGCAGGGCGCAGAGCTCGTCGCCGTGCCGCTCGGGCTCGGTCACGAGAGGCTGCTCGTCGAAGCCTTCCGAGGCTCCCAGGGCGCGTTCCTCATGACGCCGCCGATGAAGCCCGGAACTGGCGAAGTGGAGGTCGGCAAGCAGCAGGCGGATGCGGCCGTCGAGGCGGGCGTACAGCACGTCATCTTCTCGGGCCTGGAGAACGTCGACGAGATCACCGGCGGAACGAAGTACGCGCCGCACTTCACCGACAAGGCCCGCGTCGAGGCGTACATCCGCACGCTTCCCGTGGTCAGCTCCTTCATCTACCTCGCGTACTTCTACTCGAACTTCGTCGAGTACTACCCACCGCGCCTGGAGGGCGACACGGTGGTGTTCCCCATCTACTTGCCGAAGGACTTCCGTGCGCCGTTCGTGGACCCGCTGACGGCGACGGGGCCGGCCATTCTGGAGATCTTCAGCAATCGGGACAGGTACGCCGACCAGACCTTGCCGGTCGTCGGCGAGCTGATCACGCCCGAGGAGATGGTCGAGACGTTCCGCCGCGTCACCGGGAAGAAGGCCGCCTACGCTTCTGCATTCACGAGGGAAGAGTTTCTGCACCACTTCCCGAAATTCGCCGGTGCCGAGGATCTCGTCCGAGAGTCCCAGGGAATGGTCCAGTACACCGTCGAGTATGGCTACTACCGGAAAGACCGCGACCTGAATTGGAGCAGGCGGGTAGACCCTGACGCAGCCACGTGGGAGCAGTTCCTTCGCAGGACCGGGTGGCAAGGCGAGCCACGAAACTTCGGCGTGTAGATCGCACGACCCTCGCCCCGTCTCTCGGTCGTGCCCCCTGGAGGTGAGCCGCTCCTCCCTTCCTGCACGGTGTTTCCAGGAGGGGCTGAGGCGGTGGGGCACGGCGGCTGCCCAGCACGAGGGTGGGCCCTGGAGCGGCGTATGCTGGGCGTGCTGTCGGAGCGCCGCGCCGCCCAGCGAGAGGTGGACGAAGGGGACGACGCCAGGAACTGGCGCTGACGGTCTCAGGAAGCTGTGGCGGTGAACAGCTCTCGGGCATCACGCACGAGCGCCGCCCGCCGGATCCAGCCGTCCAGCTCGGCGAGGTCCGTGCTGCCCAGGATCCGCTCGCGCACGTCCTGAGCGACTTCCAGCTCACGCGCTTCGAGGACCGCGATGACGGCCTCTGCCTTGGCTTTCAGCTCACCCTCCTTCTTGCCTTGCGCCACGTAGGATTTTGCGAAGTCGCTCTGATACTCGCGCCCAGGTCTCATGATCGCCTCCAGCCGTCGCCTCGCTGCCTCGTGGAGCGAGGATAGCACCAGGTCTGTATAGATGGCCCGCCGCTCCTCATCGAACCCAGCGGTCACCGCCATGAATGCCTTGCCAATGGCTTCTCCTTTTTCTCCCTTCCCATGTGCGATGGCCGAGAGCCTCGCTCGAGCCGCTTGTAGCAGAGCACCACGCCCGTGCCGTCCCACGTGAGCACTTTCACGCTCTGACGGCGCTTGCCGAAGAACACGAACAGCGCCCGCGAGCGCGGCTCGCGCTTCATCCGCTCGCGTACCAGCGCCCCCAGGCGCTCGAACCCGAACCGCATGTCCACCGGCTCGAGCGCGACGAAGATCTCCACGCCGTGCGGGATCATGTCGACACCCCCACCGACAGTGCCGCCACCACCGCGCGAAGCAGCTCGGCGTCGAACGTCGTCTTTACCCGGATCCGCGCTGCGCCCACCTCGACGACGAGCTCACGGTCTCGCGCTGGCGCTGCGACCACCAGCCGAACCAGCCCCGGCGCTCCGCTCCACGTCCCTTCGGCCGCCGCCCAATTCCGCAGCGACGTCTCGGTGTACCCGCGTCTCGCGGCGTAGCGCGCCATGCTTTCCCCGCTCGCACGCCAGCCCTGCACCTCGGCACGTCGCTCTTCCTCTGTCCATCGTTTGGCCATGCCCACACGCTCTGCTTCACCAGCCTGGGCCTCAACGTGGGGTCCGTGCAGCGGTTACGGGTCTCAGCGGGGGGAGGAGATCGGTGCGCGGGGAGCGGTGGGGTCCAAGCCGGGGAGAGGGCGGGGGAGAGGCGTGGTCCAGGCGAGTGAGCGTCTGGCCCAGGGCATGCGGCGGCACTTGCCCTCTTCCAGAGAACCCAACGGCGTTGGCTAGAAGCCCTCTCTCGTCGAGCTATGGATGGATGTGAGCGGCAACCTCGTCGGCTCAAACTTCAAGGGCATCTATCGCACCGAGGCCGAGTGCAAGGTGCACGGCTTCTCTTCAGAGCCGCGGCATGCCCATCGACAAGCCCACGCGATGCCCCTGGTCGATGCGCTCTTTCAATGGGTGCGTGAGACCCAGCCATCGCTCGTGCCAAAGACGCCTCCGGCGCGGGTCGAGCCGAGGGCCTGTCGCGTTCCAGACCGACGCCACCGAGGTGCGGCGACCGAAAACCCCGGCCCGACGTAAACACCTTTTCGTGAGCATCTTACCCATCGTTCTTCTTTGAAGATGGGTGTCGCACGGGAAAGCGGAGCGCCGAGTCTACCCCTCAAGGCCGCCATTCTCGAGTGATCCGGTGCGGCGTGGCCGCTGCACTACGTGGCCTCTGAGGGAGAATGAGTCGAAGGTCCAGAGTCTCAGGGTGGGGGGACGATTCCATCGTCGATCCTGCGCCAGAACGTCTCAACCTGGGCGATCTCCTGATCGATCATGCGATTGTAAGCGTCAATGTCCTTTGCGACATGTGGAGGGCCGAGGATGAGTTGCACCTTACCGGTGGACAGTGTCGTGCATATCCAATCTTCCGGGATGCTAGCATCAACGATCTCAAATCGGGATCTAGGTATGAAAACAGGGGTGGAGAGATCGTCGACCACCTGAAGGCATGTGATCCCGTCGTAGACTGAGACCGTATACACGGTATAGAGTTTTCCTCGTGTCAGAAAGGTCTGCTCCGGTGGAGAGAACGATACCTCTTCGACATCCAACTCATCGACAGCAACTCTGCAACTACGTACACGCATCCTCTTGTCTCTTTCCTTGGGCTATCGTTGAGGTTTTCGGAATACTATCTTAGAGTGCCTAACAGAACCGGGACACGAATCTGAAGCAGAGCAGCGCTACGCCCAACATCAAGAAAGCACGGTGGATATCCGCCCGACGCTCGTACCTGATCACCAAGCGTCGGAAGCGGTGAAGCCAAGCGAGGGTGCGTTCCACCACCCACCGATGACGTCCAAGCCTTTGGGAGGACTCGATCCCTCGACGCGCAATCCGGGCACGGATGCCTCGACGCCGACACGCTTGGCGGCATCGCCGGTGGTCGTAGGCCTTGTCAGCGTGGAGTTTGGAGGGACGCTTGCGGGGTCGTCCACGCGGCCGACGGATGGGAGACACCTTGTCTAGGAGGCGCTCGAATGGGATCGAATCGTGGACATTGGCGCCAGTCAATTCGACCGCGAGTGGAACCCCTGACGCATCGACAAGAATGTGGTGTTTGCTGCCTGCTTTGCCGCGGTCGGTCGGGTTCGGTCCAATCTCCGCGCCCCCCTTTTTGCAGGTACGCTCGCGCTGTCCAGAGCTGCCCGGTTCCACGAGATTCGATCGGCACGACCCAACTCATCCAACAGAGCTTGATGGAGTTGCGGCCAGACCCCTGCTTCGTTCCAGTCTCTCAAGCGACGCCAGCAGGTCATCCCACTGCCACAGCCCATCTCTTGAGGCAGAAGTTCCCAAGGGATACCCGTCCTCAACACGAAGATGATACCGGCGAGTGCGTTCCGCGCTGGAACACGAGGCCGCCCGCCACGAGGCCTGGAAGGATCAGCCGGGATGAGAGGAGCGATTCTTTGCCAGAGTTCGTCAGGCACCAACTGCTTGCCCATGGCCCCAACCGTAGCCGCGCTTCGCTAGCGCGCCACGGGTTCTGTTAGGCACTCTTAATGGTGCTGAGGGGTCGGTTGAGAGCGTCGTAGGTAGCAGCGCTGGTGAAGGTCTCGACCTCCAGGGCAGCGGCCGGGGTCGCTGCCCAGTCGAGCTGGTTCTGGTAGTCGACGGCCAGGGTGCGGGTGCTGCCGAGCAGGTTGCCCTTGAAGTCGAAGCCATCGCTGGTGACGAGGCCGGCGCCGTCGAACTGCTGGTAGACCTTGCCGCGCAGGTTGAGGGTGGCCGCGCTGGGGACGCCCTCGCCGTAGACGGTGCGCTCGGCGAGCACCTCGGGGTCGATGCCCTGCTGCACCCACAGGCCGGTGGGCCTGCGGAGCACGTCGTAGGTGGTCCGGAGGGTGTGGCCGCGGCTGTCCCATCCGCGCAGGGGGCTCCCGAGCACGTCCGAGAGCATCCAGCGGGGGCCAGCGTCGACGCTGTGCTGGTGGACCTTGCGACCGGCCACGTCGAAGGTGTGGACCATGCAGTCGTTGCCGCGGGCATCGGTGATGATGCGCGGGTTGCCCTCGAGGTCGAGCGTGCTCGTCGTATAGAGCTTCGTTCCACCTCCCAGGTCGGCGACGCTCACCACGGAGCGCCCGAGCGGGTCTACGTGGACAGCGGAGGGCGTGCCGGCATGCGCTGCGGCCAGGGTGGCGGCGCGCTGGTCGGCGGCGCTCGGCGTCGGGGTGGCTCCTGGCTGGCGGGCAGCAAACCAGAGGTTGCCCTCGTCGAGCACGGTGTCGTTGGCATCCCACGACGTTTGCGACCAGGGCGAGAACTCCACCCGCGCGCAGGTGCCATCCGGGAAGTCGGTCCGCACGAGCCGCCCCAGAGGGTCATAGCGAAGGACCGGCGTCACGCCCCAGTGCACGAGCACCTCGTCGTCCTCGAACTCGAAGGTGCTGCTGAAGTAGGGCTCGTACTGCTTGATGGGGTTGCCCTTGTTGTCGACGACGGTGCGGCCGTTGCCGCCCCACCGCGGAGTCGCTGTCGCCATCTCGGGCTTGCCGTCGAGGCCGAGCACGGGGTGACCCTGCTCGTCGAGCAAAGGCGCCAGGCCCGGGGGGGCCTGGACCTTGCGCATGATTTCGCGGCCCGACCCGTCGGAGTACGTGTAGCTCTCCTGCCAGCGGGTGTTCGGGTCTCCGTGGGTCTCGCGGGCGCGGGCGTGGATGACGCCAGGCTTGCCGGTGTTCATGTACCGGAACAGGTCGATCTCCAGCGTGGTGGTCGGATCGTCGAGCGTGTCGCCGTCGGGGCTCCCGAGCTTCCCCATCAACGCCGTGGCGATGACCATTCCCAGGGCGACGAGCTGTACGGCGCCACGGTTGCCATTGGGGTCCGTGATCATCACGGGTGACAGGACACGGTAATCGTTGGTGACGACCACCTCATTGCCCAGCGCGTCCTCGGTGCGCTCCACCAGCAGGTGGTAATCGTCGTACTCGACCGTGCTGACGGTCCCCCAGGGATCGATCACCGAGGTGGGCAGGAAGAACTTCGCCGCATCGAAGATCTGCCGCCCGGAGGGGATCCACCATCCCGCTTCATCGGGGAGCTGCACATAGCCACCTTCGAGCAGGATCGCCGAGGTGACCCGCGTCGAGCCGTCATTGAAGGTGGTGTCGATCTGCCCCAGCGTGAGGGCGAGCTGATAGCTCTCGTAGGGAATCGCATGCACGTCCGCCACGCCCAGCGCGAGGGGGGCCGGCAGGTCGTCGCTGTCCTGATAGCGCACGCGCAGGTCCTCGATGAGCCGCCGCTCGGGCAGCGATGGCATCGGCGCGCCGCCGGACGGAGGCCATAAGGCATGCGAGCGCGGTGCGTGCGAAAGTACTTCAGCTCGGTGGCGAGACTTTGACGACGTGGGTGTTGCTTCGTCAGGTGCACCAGCGAGCGGATGATCTTCGCAACACCTTTGGGATCCTCCAGCAGCACGTGCCGTAGCTTCTCGAACTGCGCACGGCACTTCACCGAGCCCTCACCGTAGGCGGCGACGAGGGCCGCATGGAGGTGCTGGGCGGCGTGGTAGAAGTCGACGACCTCGACCCCCTCGGGCAGCGCTTCGTGCAGAAACGTCCAGTTGTCTTTGGCGCCATCAGCGACCTTGACCACGGTGAGATCGGAGCGCTGGCGCAAGGCCACGCTGAGCTCCTCCGAGAGGATCGACTTGAGCGTCGCCTTACGGCACTCGGGCATCCTGCCGATTTGAACGGTGCTCAGGCGCTCTCCCTCGGCATCGTAGAACGAAACCGTCCCACATCCGACCTCCTGAAAGCCTGCCGGCCCGCTCGCCGGTCTGTCTCCCTTGCTCTCGTGTACGCGCCCGCTTGGTCACCCCCTCGCCATCGCGCATCGGCACGAGAATGCCATCCAGCGAGACCGCTACGGCCACCGGTTCCTCAGGCACGATGGCCTGGTCACGAAGCTGCGACTCGAAGTCCTGCCGTTGCTCTTCCCATCGTTCGCTCAGCCGCTTCGGCAGTCGATCCAAGCTGCTCTTGCCGGGTTGCATGCGCCCCAGCTTCGCGCAGAGCTGGGCACTCTCCTGCGGCGTGTCGACATGTACGTCTCGGTGCAGCGCAGCACGCGCCGGTACGGCACCCCTTCGATCTGCACCACCGTCACGTCGACGTCCTGCCGCTGGAGTTCCTCGGCGAGGAGCTTCCGTTCGATCTCGGCCATCCGAGCGT is part of the Chondromyces crocatus genome and encodes:
- a CDS encoding ribonuclease domain-containing protein, which produces MTASPSRNEPSAETPPEDEGPALLASTPAVETLLAHEAETRVESGGSSGSAVIAPPAPSEGLDDQASDQASVISDGVDGPSCLDTPRGPPRRIVDGVRVEDRRDDIVLEGPIDLGPTLDRIAAGGSYPHRNDGSTFSNRPLPGSTEPPLPEEPYGYYTEYVHPTPGISGAGPQRLIVGRCGEVYYTPDHYQTFIPLN
- the tnpB gene encoding IS66 family insertion sequence element accessory protein TnpB (TnpB, as the term is used for proteins encoded by IS66 family insertion elements, is considered an accessory protein, since TnpC, encoded by a neighboring gene, is a DDE family transposase.) produces the protein MEIFVALEPVDMRFGFERLGALVRERMKREPRSRALFVFFGKRRQSVKVLTWDGTGVVLCYKRLERGSRPSHMGREKKEKPLARHSWR
- a CDS encoding barstar family protein: MSRQQQVFEFGTGASKAGDFVAEVPTGLSSVEALLASLYEALRLPGYFGFNWDALSDCLRDLHWLAAHEVVLVHRDLPAIAPAELHTYVEVLAEAVRSWKPGEAHMLRVVFPAAARDRVLALLDAKPPAKGSPGASSA
- a CDS encoding type VI secretion system Vgr family protein, with amino-acid sequence MSAAPRPPRASVPRGDDAIGSPRRPDGTPAGGVAITVDSDDTLEVNQFSVNERLSTLFSISVVAHCLNPDIAFDAVVGREAIFRLAHGGHRRTWTGICNHIQQVRVEEDGASTYEVSIVPSLWLLTQRRNYRMFQQMSELDIARKLLDEWSIPFSEKLSDTYKPRKYRVQYGESDFAFLCRMLEDVGVTFYFAEEGGETRVVLSDAPQSNALRLPKIRFHDDATSAAGNEHVTAVRIGQRVRPGRYTVQDHDYRRSPTYRLAKSAEASSVEVESKLERFHYTPGAFLFRSEKGDESPVADDRGKTRTDENEGERVARKRLEAKRSTAVRCTFTTDAHDLAPGMVMSMLDHPKSELGADEQLLVVECNLSGSQNGEWHQSCEVVSADASYRPPLTMPKPKTNGVESATVVGPAKEEIHCDEFGRVRVHFHWDRESKMDESSSCWIHVSQPWGGAGFGGMNLPRIGQEVIVDFLGGDPDRPVIVGRVYTNLQKVPYKLPDNKTQTGLRSNSTGGGGGYNEMMFEDAKGKELLNIQAEKDLKKLVKNDESVTIGRNRSKSIGSNDSLMVGANRTHRVQLNEQVSVGMNQRWSVGVNRATQVGSIDSTMVGDTHVVTIVPPSEGGGGGGNTTTLMQNKKIVLDTGAGASITLEGDAITLIAKTISLWATSAVNVTSVGQANVGGVSGLTLGSIAGEVVIQGGPLVKVNC
- a CDS encoding winged helix-turn-helix transcriptional regulator, with the translated sequence MARRAEGKSGCSVESALAVIGGRWKGVVLYWLSTGTLRFGELRRLLPSCTQRMLTLQLRELEQDGLVKRTVYAEVPPRVEYELTPFGRSLVPILLDLKAWGERYRRRLP
- a CDS encoding NmrA/HSCARG family protein, giving the protein MPSNSKPLITIVGATSKQGRSAARSLLQSGRYRVRALTRNTDTPEASRLAEQGAELVAVPLGLGHERLLVEAFRGSQGAFLMTPPMKPGTGEVEVGKQQADAAVEAGVQHVIFSGLENVDEITGGTKYAPHFTDKARVEAYIRTLPVVSSFIYLAYFYSNFVEYYPPRLEGDTVVFPIYLPKDFRAPFVDPLTATGPAILEIFSNRDRYADQTLPVVGELITPEEMVETFRRVTGKKAAYASAFTREEFLHHFPKFAGAEDLVRESQGMVQYTVEYGYYRKDRDLNWSRRVDPDAATWEQFLRRTGWQGEPRNFGV